In a single window of the Paenibacillus sp. MMS20-IR301 genome:
- a CDS encoding SUMF1/EgtB/PvdO family nonheme iron enzyme: MQAWNRASWETLTTDEKKDAMQELLTQLPAGFRWLRMETFARYRQTLETGVFTFENSEFVFIPGDTVTLGREEPEVHPHAQMSPVREAVVSPMLVQRHPVAAGWYELPLEKLDPQEDAELIEEIEQFRHAPHSSLEVSQSYRLERDGGQVVLFLFDGSGTFEEWCEAELPAGFDLPDEDEWEYLYGAGTRTLFPWGDNIDESMRLRHVHVRSEIKDSRPYSLELPNAFGLCFPGDPYKKELVLTPGGMTGKGGDGGCNLHGGLGIHIGYLPTATAFRDPYESELDWTDLLDCLVYRRIVRLQEG; the protein is encoded by the coding sequence ATGCAAGCATGGAACCGCGCCTCATGGGAGACATTGACAACGGACGAGAAAAAGGACGCGATGCAAGAACTGCTTACACAGCTGCCGGCAGGCTTCAGATGGCTGCGGATGGAGACATTTGCACGCTACAGGCAAACCTTGGAGACGGGTGTATTCACCTTTGAAAACAGCGAATTCGTGTTTATACCGGGTGATACGGTCACACTGGGCCGTGAGGAACCGGAGGTTCACCCGCATGCACAGATGTCCCCTGTCCGCGAAGCCGTCGTTAGCCCGATGCTCGTGCAGCGCCACCCCGTTGCGGCAGGCTGGTATGAACTGCCGCTCGAGAAGCTGGACCCGCAGGAAGATGCGGAGCTGATCGAAGAGATTGAACAGTTTCGTCATGCCCCGCACAGCAGTCTGGAAGTCTCTCAATCTTACCGGCTGGAACGGGATGGCGGGCAGGTGGTCTTATTTCTGTTCGACGGCAGCGGGACATTTGAAGAATGGTGCGAGGCGGAGCTACCGGCGGGTTTCGATTTGCCGGACGAAGACGAATGGGAATATCTGTACGGCGCAGGTACCCGTACTCTATTTCCGTGGGGCGACAATATTGACGAGTCCATGCGCTTAAGACATGTACATGTCCGCTCTGAGATCAAAGATTCACGCCCGTACAGTCTGGAACTGCCGAACGCGTTCGGCCTCTGTTTCCCCGGCGATCCCTACAAAAAAGAGCTGGTCCTAACACCCGGCGGCATGACCGGTAAAGGCGGTGACGGCGGCTGCAATCTGCACGGCGGGCTCGGCATACATATCGGCTATTTGCCGACCGCCACCGCTTTCCGCGATCCTTACGAAAGTGAGCTCGATTGGACGGACCTGCTGGATTGCCTGGTCTACCGGCGTATCGTAAGACTACAGGAGGGATGA
- a CDS encoding zf-HC2 domain-containing protein has product MNKLSCEVVEDLLPLYHDEVCSAATKEAVGAHLATCSRCSSALRKLQQSSSLPFERIARNKEEVAGLSSFQGYFHRSRVLSFVKGLLLATAVCAVLILGYAGLFRWNITEVPSSAIDITEVSLLQNGKIAYHVKVTDGYEVNQINGKMENDGIFYITPVRPVFKSRKFAELGLGNRYDTIDLEILNANRTDPSTRIKAVYYGPKDDNPILIWKQGMALPPATPTVEAQFTEQH; this is encoded by the coding sequence ATGAACAAACTGTCCTGTGAGGTTGTTGAGGATCTACTGCCGTTATATCATGATGAGGTGTGCAGTGCAGCGACTAAGGAAGCCGTCGGGGCCCATTTAGCCACCTGCAGCCGTTGCTCCTCCGCACTGCGGAAGCTGCAGCAGAGCAGCAGCCTACCTTTTGAGAGGATTGCCAGAAATAAAGAGGAAGTTGCGGGTCTCTCCAGCTTTCAGGGCTACTTTCACCGCTCCAGAGTGCTTTCCTTCGTCAAAGGCCTGCTCCTGGCTACAGCCGTATGTGCGGTTCTTATTCTCGGCTACGCCGGTCTGTTCCGCTGGAATATTACCGAAGTCCCCTCCAGCGCAATCGATATTACCGAAGTAAGCCTGCTCCAGAACGGGAAGATTGCTTATCATGTAAAAGTAACCGACGGCTACGAGGTGAATCAAATCAACGGAAAAATGGAAAACGACGGAATCTTCTATATTACTCCTGTACGGCCAGTGTTTAAATCACGGAAATTCGCGGAGCTCGGGCTCGGCAACCGGTATGACACCATCGATCTTGAGATTTTAAATGCTAACCGGACGGACCCTTCTACCCGGATTAAAGCCGTCTACTATGGGCCTAAGGATGATAACCCCATCCTGATCTGGAAGCAGGGTATGGCCCTGCCGCCAGCAACTCCAACCGTTGAAGCCCAGTTCACTGAGCAGCATTAG
- a CDS encoding sulfurtransferase produces MDTTVSKRWLLARLYESEQTIVDCRFTLGKPEAGRESYKHEHIPGAVYLDLELDLSSPVGEHGGRHPLPDPEVLAARLSKLGISNDTRIVAYDDESGMNAARLWWLLRYLGHEQVFILEDSFSTWKAEKYPVTDHQPIRVPSTFTANVRPQMLAGVDEVQAVSEKTVATKAEMVNSDSTASLSALPVLIDSRANDRYHGQNETVDKKAGHIPGALNYFWKGTQNADGSYKSAEELQEHFAGLDKDREVIVYCGSGVTACPNVLALEKAGFKKVRLYAGSWSDWISYEENLVATGEE; encoded by the coding sequence ATGGACACGACCGTTTCCAAACGCTGGCTGCTGGCCAGACTCTATGAATCGGAGCAGACGATAGTAGACTGCCGGTTTACACTCGGCAAACCGGAGGCCGGCCGGGAGAGCTATAAGCATGAACATATTCCCGGAGCGGTCTATCTGGATCTGGAGCTGGATCTGTCCTCACCGGTAGGTGAACATGGCGGACGCCATCCCCTCCCTGACCCAGAGGTACTTGCGGCCCGCCTCTCCAAGCTGGGGATCAGCAACGATACACGCATTGTTGCCTATGACGACGAGAGCGGCATGAACGCGGCCCGGCTGTGGTGGCTGCTGCGCTACCTCGGGCATGAGCAGGTTTTCATTCTGGAAGACAGCTTCAGCACCTGGAAAGCAGAGAAATATCCGGTGACGGATCACCAGCCGATACGGGTACCGAGCACCTTCACTGCAAATGTACGGCCGCAGATGCTGGCGGGGGTTGATGAGGTTCAGGCGGTGTCGGAAAAGACCGTTGCGACTAAGGCTGAAATGGTTAACAGTGACTCCACTGCTTCCCTCTCCGCCCTGCCTGTCCTGATCGACTCGCGCGCCAACGACCGCTACCACGGCCAGAACGAGACGGTGGACAAGAAAGCCGGCCATATCCCCGGCGCGCTTAACTACTTCTGGAAAGGTACGCAAAATGCAGACGGCAGCTACAAGAGCGCCGAAGAACTACAGGAGCATTTTGCCGGACTCGATAAAGACCGCGAGGTCATCGTTTACTGCGGCTCTGGCGTAACCGCCTGCCCGAATGTGCTGGCGCTGGAGAAGGCCGGATTCAAGAAAGTGCGGCTGTATGCGGGGAGCTGGAGCGACTGGATTTCGTATGAAGAGAATTTGGTGGCTACAGGGGAAGAGTAA
- a CDS encoding family 43 glycosylhydrolase, whose amino-acid sequence MKKGLMRLTLAGAMLLSASTGLTPAASAEASDIKSGNPIFTSMFTADPSAHVWADGRIYVYPSHDIFPSRGSDLMDKYHVFSSDNMVDWVDEGEILSADDVSWGRPEGGFMWAPDAAYKDGTYYFYFPHPSESNWNNSWKIGVATSNKPDADFTVQGYITGLPGSNLIDPAVFRDDDGSYYLYAGGGGTSYGVKLGSDMMSVTGQVKQFTELQDFHEASWVFKRNGLYYLMYSDNHSGGNQLRYATSSSPLGPWTNRGVILDPVNSSETSHGSVVEYKGNWYMLYHNAAISANGTLRSVCVDKLNFNPDGTVQKVIQTTEGVPAVGPRSPATEIKYYDLINENYDKYTQQSQYTMNDNNVSFGGGASRAGGIIENMHTQGSYTQLNNINGGAGGKALLTVLYASAESGAAFKVDASGDPSGDGYYLSLPGTGGWGNYSGRTSRLIDLNPGAGNSIKLNGGMGGANISGIIISRIPEALQDTEYPMSGSNVSVGGGATRSGGIVENLHIPGAYTELTGINGGAGGQATITVIYASADSQATFRLNSSGDTTGSGYSLTLPGTGGWTNYTGRASQSIRLNPGTNNVIKLSGGNGGANVSRIIVSLNP is encoded by the coding sequence ATGAAAAAAGGACTTATGCGCCTTACGCTGGCAGGGGCAATGCTGCTGTCCGCCAGTACCGGCCTCACGCCTGCAGCTTCAGCCGAAGCTTCCGATATCAAATCTGGAAACCCTATATTCACCAGTATGTTTACCGCTGATCCTTCTGCGCATGTGTGGGCGGACGGACGCATTTATGTGTATCCGTCACATGATATTTTCCCTTCCAGAGGCAGTGATTTAATGGATAAATATCATGTCTTCTCGTCGGATAATATGGTCGATTGGGTGGATGAAGGAGAGATTCTGAGCGCTGACGATGTGTCATGGGGACGTCCGGAGGGAGGTTTCATGTGGGCACCTGATGCTGCTTACAAGGATGGAACATATTATTTCTATTTCCCTCATCCCAGTGAATCCAATTGGAACAATTCCTGGAAAATCGGGGTGGCCACAAGCAATAAACCTGACGCGGATTTTACCGTTCAAGGCTATATAACAGGACTGCCCGGCAGCAATCTCATCGATCCGGCCGTTTTCCGCGACGATGATGGAAGTTATTATCTGTATGCCGGCGGCGGCGGAACCAGCTATGGCGTCAAGCTGGGCAGTGACATGATGTCGGTAACCGGGCAGGTTAAGCAGTTCACGGAGCTGCAGGATTTCCATGAGGCCTCATGGGTGTTCAAGCGTAACGGCCTGTATTACCTGATGTATTCGGATAATCATTCGGGCGGCAATCAGCTGCGGTATGCAACCAGCAGCAGTCCGCTTGGGCCCTGGACCAACCGCGGCGTCATCCTGGACCCGGTGAACAGCAGTGAAACGTCGCACGGATCGGTCGTAGAATATAAGGGGAACTGGTATATGTTGTATCATAACGCCGCAATCTCCGCTAACGGGACACTGCGCTCGGTCTGTGTGGATAAGCTGAATTTCAATCCGGATGGAACGGTTCAGAAGGTCATTCAAACCACGGAAGGCGTTCCTGCGGTGGGGCCGCGTTCCCCTGCTACAGAGATCAAGTACTACGATTTGATCAATGAGAATTATGATAAATACACTCAGCAATCGCAATATACGATGAATGACAATAATGTATCCTTCGGTGGAGGGGCAAGCCGCGCAGGCGGAATTATTGAGAATATGCATACCCAAGGCTCCTATACCCAGTTGAATAACATCAATGGAGGTGCGGGCGGTAAGGCGCTTCTGACCGTGCTCTACGCTTCCGCTGAGAGCGGGGCGGCCTTTAAGGTGGATGCCAGCGGAGATCCGTCAGGGGACGGTTATTATCTTTCTTTGCCCGGCACAGGCGGCTGGGGCAATTACAGCGGCCGGACCAGCCGGCTGATCGATTTGAATCCTGGTGCGGGCAACAGCATTAAGCTGAACGGCGGCATGGGAGGGGCTAATATATCCGGCATCATTATATCGCGGATCCCTGAAGCGCTCCAGGATACGGAATATCCGATGAGCGGCAGCAACGTTTCTGTGGGGGGCGGGGCCACACGGTCGGGCGGAATCGTTGAGAACCTGCATATACCAGGCGCCTACACCGAGCTGACTGGCATTAACGGCGGTGCAGGCGGCCAGGCGACAATTACCGTAATTTACGCTTCTGCGGACAGCCAGGCAACCTTTAGATTGAACAGCAGCGGCGACACTACCGGGAGCGGGTATTCACTTACCCTGCCCGGGACAGGCGGCTGGACCAATTATACGGGACGTGCCAGCCAGTCGATCCGCTTGAATCCAGGCACGAATAACGTAATTAAACTAAGCGGCGGTAATGGCGGGGCGAATGTATCCCGCATCATAGTATCGCTGAATCCTTGA
- a CDS encoding RNA polymerase sigma factor — protein MAEVEQIYEQYFQDVYLFALSLSRNTQIAEEITQETFVKAVKSINQFKGNCKISVWLCQIAKNSYFTYMDKQRRREPGEPQDYPQAGSLMLEQKLIDKTEALRIHKLLHSLKEPYKEVFTLRVFGELSFAHISEVFGRTESWARVTYHRARNSIQDLLMEEGQ, from the coding sequence GTGGCCGAGGTAGAGCAAATCTACGAGCAATATTTTCAGGATGTGTATTTATTTGCGTTGTCCCTAAGCAGAAACACACAGATTGCCGAGGAAATCACGCAGGAAACGTTTGTCAAAGCAGTGAAGAGTATTAACCAGTTCAAAGGCAATTGTAAAATCAGTGTCTGGCTCTGTCAAATCGCGAAAAACAGCTACTTCACTTATATGGATAAGCAAAGACGCCGGGAACCCGGTGAACCGCAAGACTATCCGCAGGCAGGCAGCCTCATGCTCGAGCAAAAGCTAATCGACAAGACGGAGGCCTTGCGGATTCATAAACTGCTGCACAGTCTGAAGGAGCCCTACAAGGAAGTCTTCACGCTGAGGGTATTCGGAGAACTGTCCTTTGCCCATATCAGCGAGGTGTTTGGCAGAACGGAGAGCTGGGCCAGGGTTACCTATCACCGCGCAAGAAACAGCATACAAGACTTATTAATGGAGGAAGGCCAATGA
- a CDS encoding methyl-accepting chemotaxis protein, which produces MSQLIKKRSIRSSSIANTLALVLLVIILVVFSVLGTFIYSNTRSILVTQQENLLATKTQGIVSQFDALFKEKGSLVKQMSTNSIFRQYIESTTAGQVTTSPFAAATIATLAEIVKAEPSFADAWIAGISGKGYFLQNDGVGSKPDFDIQSRPYFKPASEADGLYYSEPYADVNTGTMLMGIFYPIKNNSNQLIGFIAADIAFNDIPAIMQSYSLGSTGYSILATRSGDILYHPDQAKVLHEKINEIPGDLGTIGKKMVNGDSGVQLIHDNGEPRYIGYATSKDTGWSVGLTITQQEALSELQSFTKITVGGFAAAALLLVLICYITLRYLLRSIPRLLSAIKQIENGDLTVQLSEHSGNEIGQIAQGISAMVQKIQGMIQVISNTTQVLTQSSGNLQAISAKTAVTMNETATAINEIANATNYQSAEAESILHKTGALSSQINEITSDAQAVESMAQISAQLSESGLALVEQLSKAAEDNHQSTQAVSSIIEAIDQSRNEITGIVGTVNQIATQTNLLALNASIEAARAGEHGRGFAVVAGEVRKLAEQTARATQEIYTKVSSIEEKTIISVEHTNNGLKIAEENAKSVKTAHEVFIKLNQDLGALKVRMTQISNNTSIIHKHKDDILQAIEIISSTTEENSASTQQVSANTQEQLDSTLQIAELSRQLSEISQKLEEELQLFKVE; this is translated from the coding sequence ATGTCACAGCTAATCAAAAAACGGTCAATACGTTCATCCAGCATTGCCAACACCTTGGCCCTCGTACTGCTAGTCATCATTCTGGTCGTCTTCTCGGTTCTTGGTACCTTCATCTATTCTAACACCCGGAGTATTCTCGTTACCCAGCAGGAAAATTTGCTTGCGACCAAAACACAGGGTATTGTCAGCCAATTTGATGCGTTATTTAAAGAGAAAGGCTCACTCGTCAAACAAATGTCCACGAACAGTATTTTCAGGCAATATATTGAGAGTACAACTGCCGGCCAAGTGACTACTTCACCTTTTGCGGCGGCTACTATAGCAACGCTTGCAGAAATTGTAAAAGCAGAGCCGTCCTTTGCCGATGCCTGGATCGCAGGCATATCCGGCAAGGGCTATTTTCTCCAAAATGACGGTGTCGGCTCCAAGCCTGATTTTGATATCCAGTCACGCCCCTACTTCAAGCCAGCCTCTGAGGCTGACGGTTTGTATTATTCCGAGCCTTACGCCGATGTTAACACCGGCACTATGCTCATGGGAATTTTCTATCCTATCAAAAATAACAGCAATCAGCTGATCGGCTTTATCGCTGCAGACATTGCTTTTAATGACATCCCGGCTATTATGCAGAGCTACTCCTTGGGAAGTACGGGTTATTCCATTCTGGCTACCCGCTCAGGGGATATTCTGTATCACCCGGACCAGGCGAAAGTCCTACATGAAAAAATCAATGAGATTCCAGGGGATCTCGGTACAATCGGCAAAAAAATGGTCAACGGCGACAGCGGCGTACAGCTGATTCATGATAATGGGGAACCCCGTTATATCGGTTATGCTACCAGTAAGGATACCGGCTGGTCTGTCGGCCTGACTATTACTCAGCAAGAGGCGCTTAGCGAGTTACAGTCTTTTACGAAGATTACAGTCGGCGGATTTGCTGCAGCAGCGCTTCTGCTGGTACTCATCTGTTACATCACACTCCGTTACCTGCTACGATCCATACCAAGACTGCTTAGCGCAATTAAGCAGATTGAAAACGGGGATTTGACGGTTCAGCTGAGTGAACATTCCGGCAACGAAATCGGGCAAATTGCCCAAGGTATTTCCGCCATGGTCCAGAAGATTCAAGGCATGATTCAGGTGATCAGTAATACTACCCAGGTTCTTACGCAATCTTCCGGTAACCTCCAGGCTATATCTGCAAAAACGGCGGTAACCATGAATGAAACAGCAACGGCAATCAATGAAATTGCGAACGCTACAAATTATCAGTCAGCTGAAGCAGAGAGTATTCTGCACAAAACCGGTGCATTGTCGAGCCAGATCAACGAAATTACCAGTGATGCGCAGGCCGTAGAATCGATGGCACAAATTTCTGCACAGCTGAGCGAATCGGGTCTTGCTTTGGTTGAACAGTTATCTAAAGCAGCAGAAGACAATCACCAATCCACCCAAGCGGTGTCCTCGATAATAGAAGCGATTGATCAGAGCCGTAATGAGATTACGGGCATCGTGGGGACCGTTAATCAAATTGCTACCCAGACCAACCTTTTGGCGCTGAATGCTTCTATAGAAGCTGCACGTGCAGGTGAACATGGCAGAGGGTTTGCCGTCGTTGCCGGAGAGGTACGCAAGCTTGCTGAGCAGACGGCACGGGCCACTCAGGAAATCTACACAAAAGTAAGCAGCATAGAAGAGAAAACCATAATTTCGGTAGAACACACTAACAATGGCCTTAAGATTGCTGAGGAAAATGCCAAATCCGTAAAAACAGCGCATGAAGTTTTCATAAAACTGAACCAAGACCTGGGGGCATTAAAAGTGAGGATGACTCAGATCAGCAACAACACCTCCATTATCCACAAGCATAAGGATGATATTTTACAGGCCATCGAAATCATTTCTTCCACTACAGAGGAGAATTCTGCCTCCACACAGCAGGTTAGTGCCAATACCCAGGAACAATTGGACAGCACCCTGCAGATAGCGGAGTTATCCAGACAATTAAGCGAGATTTCGCAAAAGCTGGAGGAAGAGCTGCAGCTGTTTAAGGTCGAGTGA
- a CDS encoding VOC family protein yields the protein MKTRLNHIRVNVSDINLALKWYEEVIGFKSDSGWPPENPAYYDFKSEEGATFAIMEVKSEKSHGRLNFTVNEVEELWEKLKDKVEIIEPLFDTPWGTKKFTIKDLDGNELGFGR from the coding sequence ATGAAAACGAGGCTTAATCATATAAGAGTTAATGTATCCGATATTAATTTAGCTTTAAAATGGTATGAAGAAGTTATAGGTTTTAAATCTGATAGCGGCTGGCCGCCTGAAAATCCTGCTTATTATGATTTTAAATCAGAAGAAGGTGCAACCTTTGCGATAATGGAAGTAAAGAGTGAAAAATCTCATGGGAGACTTAATTTTACTGTTAATGAAGTAGAGGAGCTTTGGGAAAAACTAAAGGACAAAGTTGAGATTATTGAGCCCTTATTTGATACACCCTGGGGCACAAAAAAATTTACAATCAAGGACTTGGACGGAAATGAATTAGGATTTGGAAGGTGA
- a CDS encoding serine hydrolase domain-containing protein has product MSGSITAFAEQKVNGETGEATPSGITLSGLAAFVDDYVKEYIGQDSVGASVVMVKDGQVVLSKGYGYADVEQQIPVSPDTVMEWGSISKLTVWTAVMQLEEQGKIDLNEDIRKLLPDNFLTKLKYDDPITMLNLMNHNAGFEEYMFDMAYQSPEEVRPLEEGLQLAQPAQLYRPGEVVAYSNYGNSLAAYIVERISGQPYYEYVQQHIFDPLDMKNSIAYSVVEDRPELLEHKAKGYFLEGKGSFTQGSWNYMSMYPNGGNNGTAEDLAKFAMAFMPAAGEQSPLFKKPETLETMLSQSYTSAEGMPGIAHGFWEYPGVHRTLGHGGNTIAFATNLQIVPEDRFAIVIMTNQASESHIVHGLTKAIVGTREQTNIADLPEVSEVQGKFMAARRPGHGFMNLFPYLTLMKLEPQGGDQLRVTLAGMTGNYRQVQPYLYEKVSGDSALDAWPMLYAKVSAGKVEAVSVYTTDYLPLPASKSMPVLLICAGLAVLAVAYFIIAPFVLLVLAILNKRRAGTRRASRKLAAGLTLTGTGIIVNNLVLALRMLSNNERAYAEVYPQIMVNYGLTGLAVVFLAALLISWKKNGSAAIARTKYGIILPAGMMVILVSQLVFWQFYS; this is encoded by the coding sequence TTGTCGGGTAGTATCACAGCATTTGCAGAACAGAAAGTTAACGGTGAAACAGGCGAAGCAACGCCTTCCGGGATAACGCTGTCCGGCTTGGCGGCTTTTGTCGACGATTACGTAAAAGAGTACATAGGACAAGATTCGGTGGGCGCGTCCGTTGTTATGGTGAAGGATGGCCAGGTAGTTCTGTCCAAGGGCTACGGCTACGCCGATGTGGAGCAGCAGATTCCTGTTTCGCCGGACACGGTAATGGAGTGGGGCTCGATCAGCAAACTTACAGTATGGACAGCCGTCATGCAGTTAGAAGAACAAGGTAAAATTGATCTGAATGAAGATATCCGCAAGCTGCTGCCGGATAATTTCCTGACCAAGCTGAAATATGATGATCCTATAACCATGCTCAATCTGATGAACCATAATGCCGGATTTGAAGAGTATATGTTCGACATGGCCTATCAATCTCCTGAGGAAGTGCGGCCCTTGGAAGAGGGACTGCAGCTTGCCCAGCCCGCACAGCTATACAGACCTGGCGAGGTTGTGGCCTATTCGAATTATGGCAACTCACTGGCTGCGTATATTGTAGAGAGAATCAGCGGCCAGCCTTATTATGAATACGTTCAGCAGCATATTTTTGATCCCCTGGACATGAAGAATTCCATTGCATACTCTGTCGTGGAGGACCGCCCGGAGCTGTTGGAGCATAAAGCTAAGGGTTACTTCCTGGAAGGGAAAGGTTCCTTTACTCAAGGATCATGGAATTATATGTCCATGTACCCGAACGGCGGTAATAACGGCACTGCGGAGGATCTGGCTAAGTTTGCGATGGCATTCATGCCGGCAGCCGGAGAGCAGTCCCCTCTGTTCAAGAAGCCGGAGACGCTGGAGACGATGCTGAGCCAGAGCTATACCTCCGCTGAAGGCATGCCGGGCATTGCACATGGATTCTGGGAATATCCCGGAGTGCACCGGACGCTTGGCCACGGCGGGAATACCATTGCCTTTGCCACCAATCTGCAAATCGTGCCTGAAGACCGGTTTGCGATTGTGATTATGACCAATCAGGCAAGTGAATCCCATATTGTTCATGGCCTGACTAAAGCGATAGTAGGTACACGTGAGCAGACAAATATTGCAGATCTGCCGGAGGTATCAGAGGTTCAAGGTAAATTCATGGCCGCGCGGCGTCCGGGGCATGGGTTCATGAATCTGTTCCCTTACCTTACACTGATGAAGCTTGAACCCCAGGGAGGAGATCAGCTCCGGGTAACACTTGCAGGCATGACGGGCAACTATAGGCAGGTTCAGCCTTACCTCTATGAGAAGGTGAGCGGAGACTCGGCGCTTGATGCCTGGCCCATGCTGTATGCCAAGGTGAGTGCCGGTAAGGTAGAGGCGGTTTCGGTGTATACGACTGATTATTTGCCGCTGCCTGCCAGTAAATCAATGCCGGTGCTGCTCATATGTGCCGGATTAGCGGTTTTGGCCGTCGCCTATTTTATTATCGCGCCGTTTGTATTGCTGGTGCTGGCAATTCTCAACAAGCGGCGAGCCGGAACACGCCGTGCATCACGTAAACTGGCTGCTGGCCTGACCTTAACGGGTACCGGCATTATAGTGAATAATCTGGTTCTGGCCTTGAGGATGCTCAGCAACAATGAACGTGCCTATGCTGAAGTGTATCCGCAGATTATGGTTAACTATGGTCTGACAGGGCTGGCTGTAGTGTTCCTGGCCGCACTGCTGATTTCCTGGAAGAAGAACGGGTCTGCTGCAATTGCACGTACCAAGTATGGAATAATTCTGCCAGCGGGAATGATGGTTATCCTGGTCAGCCAGCTTGTATTCTGGCAATTCTATAGCTAG
- a CDS encoding phosphotransferase: MNTIVSRFWPEWNGTLTKRSGGWNNTTYFVEQDDRRAVLRIYDTHKDQEKIRFEHAVLQQLALQDLPFMIPVPVPVVTGDTLVRLEEREGKFACMFRYIAGDSPAEQDPGFYESFGDAAGSLTAALADVDPGLPAVYRPYYELSTNYPLCSREAVAGLYSNPPEGLEGLLPELKVLVEAYEGIAGSLEQLERLPHQLVHGDLNASNLLVSAQDGAKVTALLDFEFCTRDVRAMEAAVILSGMLCHAEEERIIRDFWRGYSRTITLSTEEIAAIPVLILLRKVDVFLHFLTRYLEGTDEVNVLQEQIVLLAADIVQMSGEAGGERQGGVLR; encoded by the coding sequence ATGAATACTATTGTAAGCCGGTTCTGGCCGGAGTGGAACGGAACATTGACCAAACGGAGCGGAGGCTGGAATAACACCACTTACTTCGTGGAACAAGATGACCGCCGTGCGGTTCTGCGAATCTATGATACACATAAGGATCAGGAGAAAATCAGGTTTGAGCATGCGGTGCTGCAGCAGCTTGCGCTGCAGGATCTTCCGTTTATGATTCCGGTGCCGGTTCCAGTGGTTACGGGAGATACATTAGTCCGGCTGGAGGAGCGGGAGGGGAAATTCGCCTGTATGTTCCGCTATATTGCGGGGGATTCGCCTGCGGAGCAGGACCCGGGCTTCTATGAGTCATTCGGAGATGCAGCTGGGAGCCTAACAGCGGCGCTGGCTGATGTTGATCCCGGTCTGCCAGCGGTATACCGCCCGTATTATGAACTGTCAACCAATTACCCGTTATGCAGCCGTGAGGCGGTTGCAGGACTTTATTCGAATCCGCCGGAAGGTCTTGAAGGCTTGTTGCCGGAGCTTAAGGTACTCGTTGAGGCGTATGAGGGAATTGCGGGATCACTGGAACAGCTGGAGAGACTGCCGCATCAGCTGGTGCATGGTGATCTGAATGCTTCCAATCTGCTCGTGAGTGCGCAGGATGGAGCGAAGGTTACTGCACTGCTGGATTTCGAATTCTGTACCCGGGATGTGCGGGCGATGGAGGCCGCAGTGATCCTGTCCGGGATGCTCTGTCATGCGGAAGAGGAGCGGATCATCCGTGATTTCTGGCGGGGATACAGCCGGACCATCACACTCTCTACTGAGGAAATCGCAGCAATCCCCGTGCTGATTCTACTGCGGAAGGTCGATGTATTCCTCCATTTCCTTACCCGTTACCTCGAAGGCACGGATGAAGTAAATGTGCTGCAGGAGCAGATAGTCCTGCTTGCAGCAGATATTGTTCAGATGTCCGGTGAAGCCGGAGGGGAAAGGCAAGGCGGGGTGTTACGGTAG